In a genomic window of Paracoccaceae bacterium:
- a CDS encoding DUF5930 domain-containing protein — MRTRLAIKFHGMLERHFPERRVFLKSDTDTRFIRLRSETQLIAVAGTAVFIGWTIVATAILLMDSIGSGNFRDQAKRDQQTYQARLNDLSAQRDGRAEEALAAQQRFNAALDQISAMQSELLESETRRHELETGIEVIQTSLRNTMNARDAARQELASLQDEAADTATPTIASATGTVSPVDFLSEALARTAAERDEVIADAQAALDHADDLTLEIALMQENNDQIFRQLEEAMTVSVAPLDKMFKAAGMPPQRILDQVRRGYSGQGGPLTPLSFSSRGEELSPDFLRANRLLEQMDTLNLYRIAAERAPFALPVKSAFRFTSDYGFRRDPKTGGRRMHRGVDFAASAGTDLYATADGKVIHAGWQSGYGRLIKIQHDFGIETRYAHLSKIRVKVGQRVSRGDHIGDMGASGRVTGVHLHYEVRVGGKAVNPMIYIKAAKDVF, encoded by the coding sequence GTGCGGACACGTTTGGCGATCAAATTTCACGGTATGCTGGAGAGGCATTTCCCTGAACGTCGCGTGTTCCTGAAATCTGATACCGATACCAGATTCATTCGTTTGCGCTCAGAAACTCAACTCATTGCTGTTGCTGGTACGGCCGTATTCATTGGTTGGACAATCGTCGCGACGGCGATTTTGCTGATGGATAGCATCGGCTCGGGAAATTTTCGCGATCAGGCCAAGCGGGATCAACAAACCTATCAGGCACGCTTGAACGATTTGTCGGCGCAGCGTGATGGGCGCGCTGAAGAAGCGCTTGCGGCCCAGCAACGTTTCAACGCGGCATTGGACCAGATTTCTGCCATGCAATCGGAACTGCTGGAGTCCGAGACGCGCCGTCATGAGTTGGAGACGGGCATCGAGGTCATTCAGACAAGCTTGCGCAATACGATGAATGCGCGGGATGCTGCGCGTCAGGAACTTGCGTCGCTGCAAGATGAGGCTGCCGACACCGCAACGCCCACAATTGCAAGTGCAACTGGCACGGTATCTCCCGTCGATTTTCTTTCCGAAGCTCTTGCACGTACCGCAGCAGAGCGTGACGAGGTCATTGCAGACGCACAGGCGGCATTGGACCACGCCGACGATTTGACGCTTGAAATTGCCTTGATGCAAGAAAACAACGACCAGATTTTTCGCCAGCTTGAAGAGGCGATGACAGTGTCTGTTGCGCCGCTGGACAAGATGTTCAAGGCCGCCGGCATGCCACCACAGCGCATATTGGACCAAGTGCGCCGCGGCTACTCCGGTCAAGGCGGTCCGCTGACACCGCTGTCATTCTCAAGTCGGGGCGAAGAGCTGTCGCCTGACTTCCTCCGCGCCAATAGGTTGCTGGAGCAGATGGACACGCTTAATTTATACCGCATCGCCGCCGAAAGAGCCCCTTTCGCTCTTCCGGTAAAATCCGCTTTCCGATTTACCAGTGATTATGGTTTCCGACGCGATCCCAAAACAGGTGGGCGCAGAATGCACCGAGGTGTGGATTTTGCAGCGTCCGCCGGCACAGATCTATACGCAACCGCAGATGGAAAAGTCATTCATGCCGGATGGCAATCCGGATACGGCCGCCTCATCAAAATCCAACATGACTTCGGAATTGAGACAAGATACGCACATCTTTCAAAAATTCGCGTCAAAGTTGGGCAAAGGGTCTCGCGTGGCGATCATATTGGTGATATGGGAGCATCTGGACGGGTGACCGGCGTGCACCTCCACTACGAAGTGCGAGTCGGTGGGAAAGCTGTAAACCCAATGATCTATATCAAGGCTGCAAAAGATGTTTTCTAA
- a CDS encoding polymer-forming cytoskeletal protein translates to MFSKSKINEPGQKPAEPTSTPAKPPSSSAPATPAPSEYKPSPPKAKPPASVLSADLHVTGNMKTTGDINVEGTVEGDIRAHLLTIGETATIKGEVVADDVVVNGRIVGRVRGLKVRLTSTARVEGDIIHKTIAIESGAHFEGSVQRQDDPLNPGAKTAPAKKANPAS, encoded by the coding sequence ATGTTTTCTAAGAGCAAAATCAACGAACCAGGCCAAAAACCGGCGGAACCAACGTCGACACCGGCAAAACCGCCCTCCTCCTCCGCACCGGCCACACCGGCGCCGAGCGAGTACAAGCCAAGCCCGCCAAAGGCCAAGCCACCTGCCTCTGTCCTATCGGCAGACCTGCATGTGACGGGCAATATGAAAACGACCGGCGACATAAATGTCGAAGGCACGGTCGAGGGTGATATCCGCGCGCATCTACTGACGATTGGTGAAACAGCGACCATCAAGGGCGAAGTGGTGGCTGATGACGTGGTCGTAAACGGTCGTATCGTAGGCCGCGTCAGGGGCTTGAAAGTGAGGCTGACGTCAACAGCGCGCGTCGAAGGTGATATTATTCACAAGACAATTGCGATTGAGTCGGGTGCACATTTTGAAGGGTCCGTACAACGTCAGGATGACCCTTTGAACCCGGGTGCAAAAACCGCGCCAGCGAAGAAAGCTAACCCGGCGTCCTAA
- a CDS encoding VPLPA-CTERM sorting domain-containing protein translates to MLKSAFPAICLTIAAAIASPSSAATFNNVKGVVIEGGVAPAASAPPPGLKIGDFNSAPGNPLLNVVGDTQIYGGVAHRFPGEYTDAWAMDFGTNVYDIVFNWVKKSRDFDGQILVNGVSTELSESGSLSLGRYTGLVTFDVDPIYGLFSPTRSNGRSHEVATWDLQVSTVPLPAGVVLMLSVLAGFGIMRRRKAS, encoded by the coding sequence ATGCTTAAATCAGCTTTTCCAGCAATATGTCTAACAATCGCAGCGGCGATCGCGTCGCCTTCGTCGGCAGCGACGTTCAATAACGTCAAGGGCGTCGTCATCGAGGGTGGCGTAGCACCCGCAGCAAGCGCACCGCCTCCCGGACTCAAAATTGGGGATTTCAACTCCGCACCGGGCAACCCTCTTTTGAACGTGGTCGGCGACACTCAGATTTACGGTGGCGTCGCGCACCGGTTTCCGGGCGAATACACGGATGCGTGGGCCATGGATTTCGGCACCAATGTGTATGACATCGTTTTCAACTGGGTCAAAAAATCCAGGGATTTCGATGGCCAAATTCTCGTAAACGGCGTGAGCACCGAATTGTCAGAATCCGGTTCATTAAGTCTCGGCAGATACACAGGACTCGTCACATTTGACGTGGATCCGATTTATGGCCTGTTCTCGCCGACAAGAAGCAACGGTCGCTCGCATGAAGTTGCAACCTGGGACCTGCAGGTTTCGACAGTTCCACTACCAGCGGGTGTCGTTCTTATGCTGTCTGTTCTTGCGGGATTCGGCATTATGCGGCGTCGCAAGGCTTCCTAA
- a CDS encoding peptidylprolyl isomerase, with product MYKAVVVSMMLAGPAAASGIEIQVTGEANGVIVIDLFEDVAPGHSERITTLAADGAYDGVVFHRVIEGFMAQTGDVQHGKAGGDMRRAGTGSSDQPDLPAEFSDVPFDRGVVGMARAQNPDSANSQFFIMFDEGYFLNGQYTVVGKVTEGLEVLDAIKLGAGPNGAVIGAPDTMEKVTVTD from the coding sequence ATGTATAAAGCGGTTGTGGTATCAATGATGTTGGCAGGCCCGGCCGCCGCATCAGGGATCGAAATTCAGGTCACCGGCGAGGCCAATGGTGTCATCGTGATCGACCTGTTTGAGGATGTAGCACCCGGGCATTCGGAACGGATTACGACACTGGCGGCGGATGGTGCCTATGACGGCGTCGTGTTCCACCGAGTCATCGAAGGGTTCATGGCGCAAACCGGAGATGTTCAGCACGGCAAGGCAGGCGGAGACATGCGCCGCGCGGGTACCGGCAGTTCAGATCAGCCGGATTTGCCTGCGGAGTTCTCGGATGTTCCGTTTGACCGGGGCGTCGTCGGGATGGCCCGGGCGCAGAACCCCGACAGCGCAAACAGCCAGTTCTTCATCATGTTTGATGAAGGGTACTTCCTGAACGGACAATATACCGTTGTTGGCAAAGTGACTGAAGGATTAGAGGTTCTGGATGCCATTAAGCTGGGGGCGGGTCCAAACGGCGCTGTCATAGGCGCGCCAGATACGATGGAAAAGGTCACCGTGACTGACTGA
- a CDS encoding peptidylprolyl isomerase, translated as MAEIKDPENTIVLELKGGTVTIQLLPDVAPQHVERMKELTRSGQYDNVAFHRVIDGFMAQTGDVQHGDMEDGFNLRMAGTGGSDLPDVPAEFSKIPHARGSIGAARSQNPDSANSQFFINFKDNDFLNGQYTVYGQVIEGMEHVDAITKGEPPAEPDRIVSMKVVADV; from the coding sequence ATGGCCGAGATCAAAGACCCTGAAAACACTATCGTTCTGGAATTGAAGGGGGGCACAGTTACCATTCAGTTGCTACCCGACGTCGCCCCGCAACATGTTGAGCGTATGAAGGAACTCACCCGGTCCGGGCAATATGACAACGTGGCGTTTCACCGTGTCATTGACGGCTTCATGGCGCAGACAGGTGACGTGCAGCACGGGGATATGGAAGACGGGTTCAATTTAAGGATGGCGGGGACGGGTGGGTCGGACCTGCCGGATGTGCCTGCGGAGTTTTCCAAAATTCCACATGCTCGCGGATCCATTGGTGCAGCGCGGTCGCAAAACCCGGATAGCGCAAACAGCCAGTTTTTTATCAATTTCAAGGACAATGATTTCCTGAATGGCCAGTATACCGTTTACGGTCAGGTCATCGAAGGCATGGAGCATGTAGACGCGATCACCAAGGGCGAACCGCCTGCGGAACCGGATCGTATTGTCTCCATGAAGGTGGTCGCGGATGTATAA
- a CDS encoding phosphoglycerate kinase encodes MGWKTLDDMDLAGKRVLVRVDINVPVEDGHVTDTTRIDRIVPTIKDIVAGGGLPILLAHFGRPKGQYVPEMSLRVTLPALQLALGQEVVFVERPDVDALKALPAGSIVLVENTRFAAGEEANDPAMAKFLASLGDIYCNDAFSAAHRAHASTEGVAHLLPSCAGRLMQAELSALEAALSHPERPVGAVVGGAKVSSKIALLENLVGRLDLLVIGGGMANTFLAAQGARLGASLQEPDLIDTAKTIMARAQEAGCRILLPVDGRVARDFKAGAAHDVIALGPDAVLDADQMVLDAGPLSSKAVSDAFADLKTLIWNGPLGAFEMAPFDQATNAAAADAARLTKAGALISVAGGGDTVAALNQAGAAEDFTYISTAGGAFLEWMEGKELPGVAALTS; translated from the coding sequence ATGGGTTGGAAGACACTGGACGATATGGACCTTGCAGGCAAACGCGTCTTGGTGCGCGTGGACATCAATGTTCCGGTAGAAGACGGACACGTCACCGATACCACCCGGATTGATCGCATTGTCCCGACCATCAAGGACATTGTTGCGGGCGGCGGTCTCCCCATCCTTTTGGCGCATTTCGGACGGCCCAAGGGTCAATATGTGCCGGAAATGTCCTTGCGCGTGACCCTTCCCGCATTGCAACTGGCGCTCGGCCAAGAGGTTGTGTTCGTTGAACGACCTGATGTCGATGCTCTCAAAGCCCTACCCGCAGGCTCCATCGTTTTGGTAGAGAACACCCGCTTTGCTGCGGGTGAAGAGGCGAATGATCCTGCAATGGCAAAGTTCCTCGCCAGCCTCGGTGACATCTATTGCAACGATGCCTTTTCAGCCGCTCACCGCGCACATGCTTCAACAGAAGGCGTCGCGCACTTGCTGCCGTCATGTGCCGGGCGCTTGATGCAGGCTGAACTCTCCGCCTTGGAAGCCGCTCTCTCCCACCCGGAACGCCCGGTCGGTGCTGTCGTGGGGGGCGCGAAAGTATCGAGCAAGATTGCCCTTTTGGAGAATCTTGTGGGGCGGCTGGATCTGCTGGTCATTGGCGGCGGCATGGCCAACACATTCCTTGCCGCACAAGGCGCACGTCTGGGCGCATCCCTGCAAGAGCCCGATTTGATCGATACCGCCAAAACCATCATGGCGCGCGCGCAGGAGGCTGGATGCCGCATCTTGTTGCCGGTAGACGGGCGCGTCGCACGAGACTTCAAGGCAGGAGCAGCGCATGATGTAATAGCGCTCGGGCCTGACGCCGTTCTGGACGCCGATCAGATGGTCCTTGATGCGGGGCCGCTCAGCTCCAAAGCCGTGTCTGACGCCTTCGCCGATCTCAAGACCCTGATCTGGAATGGGCCGCTCGGCGCATTCGAAATGGCACCTTTCGATCAGGCCACAAATGCTGCAGCAGCAGATGCCGCGCGGCTGACCAAAGCCGGGGCATTGATTTCGGTCGCGGGTGGCGGGGATACGGTTGCGGCTCTCAATCAAGCCGGCGCAGCGGAGGATTTCACATATATTTCGACCGCCGGCGGTGCCTTTCTGGAGTGGATGGAAGGCAAGGAATTGCCAGGGGTCGCAGCCCTGACATCCTGA
- a CDS encoding septum formation initiator family protein, whose product MSPTSRPAFGTFVFCALAMGLGTYFTFAAVQGDFGLFRRAEIVAEADALRDHLDQVKTDVARMDNLTRRLSDGFLDLDLLDEQARSVLGMIRADEIVIR is encoded by the coding sequence ATGTCACCCACATCCCGGCCCGCTTTTGGCACATTTGTGTTTTGCGCCCTTGCCATGGGCTTGGGCACCTATTTCACATTTGCCGCCGTCCAGGGTGATTTTGGCCTCTTTCGCCGGGCAGAGATTGTCGCAGAAGCCGACGCACTGCGCGATCACCTGGATCAAGTCAAAACGGATGTGGCACGTATGGACAACCTGACGCGGCGGTTGTCGGATGGTTTTCTGGATCTCGATTTGCTGGATGAGCAGGCCCGGTCCGTTTTGGGGATGATCCGTGCGGATGAAATCGTCATCCGCTAG
- the pdhA gene encoding pyruvate dehydrogenase (acetyl-transferring) E1 component subunit alpha translates to MAPRKPAKKPNVSAEDLKAYYRDMLLIRRFEEKAGQLYGMGLIGGFCHLYIGQEAVVVGLEATAKDGDKRVTSYRDHGHMLACGMDPKGVMAELTGREGGYSKGKGGSMHMFSKEKHFYGGHGIVAAQVPLGAGLAFSDKYKGNDNVTFAYFGDGAANQGQVYEAYNMAEIWNLPVVFVIENNQYAMGTSTKRSTHSPSYWERGAAYGIKGEEVDGMDVLAVKAAGQKAVETCRAGKGPYILEIKTYRYRGHSMSDPAKYRTREEVQKMRDERDPIENVRSLLLTGKHATEDDLKSIDKEIKEIVNESAEFAKTSPEPALEELWTDIYAKAGEA, encoded by the coding sequence ATGGCACCACGAAAACCAGCCAAGAAACCAAATGTATCTGCGGAGGATCTGAAAGCCTACTACCGCGATATGCTGTTGATTAGGCGCTTTGAAGAAAAGGCCGGGCAGCTCTACGGAATGGGTTTAATTGGCGGGTTCTGTCACCTCTACATCGGACAGGAAGCGGTTGTTGTGGGGCTTGAGGCAACGGCCAAGGACGGCGACAAACGTGTTACATCCTATCGTGACCACGGCCATATGCTGGCCTGCGGCATGGACCCCAAAGGCGTTATGGCGGAGCTGACAGGGCGCGAGGGCGGCTATTCCAAAGGTAAGGGTGGCTCCATGCACATGTTCTCCAAGGAGAAACACTTTTATGGCGGTCACGGTATTGTTGCCGCTCAGGTGCCGCTTGGCGCGGGCTTGGCATTTTCCGACAAGTATAAAGGCAACGACAATGTGACCTTTGCCTATTTCGGAGATGGTGCTGCAAACCAGGGCCAGGTCTATGAAGCCTATAACATGGCCGAGATCTGGAACCTGCCGGTGGTTTTTGTGATCGAGAACAACCAGTACGCGATGGGCACCTCCACCAAACGCTCCACGCACTCTCCCAGCTATTGGGAACGCGGCGCCGCCTATGGGATCAAAGGCGAAGAAGTTGACGGCATGGATGTGCTGGCCGTGAAAGCCGCCGGTCAAAAGGCCGTCGAAACCTGCCGTGCGGGCAAAGGCCCCTACATCCTGGAAATCAAAACCTACCGTTACCGTGGGCATTCCATGTCAGATCCTGCAAAATATCGTACCCGCGAAGAAGTTCAGAAAATGCGCGATGAACGTGATCCGATCGAAAACGTCCGCTCCCTGCTGCTCACCGGAAAACACGCCACCGAGGACGACCTCAAATCCATCGATAAGGAAATCAAGGAAATCGTGAACGAAAGCGCTGAATTCGCCAAAACCTCGCCGGAACCCGCGCTTGAGGAACTGTGGACCGATATTTACGCAAAAGCTGGGGAGGCTTGA
- a CDS encoding pyruvate dehydrogenase complex E1 component subunit beta — protein sequence MATEILMPALSPTMEEGTLAKWLVKEGDTVSSGDIMAEIETDKATMEFEAVDEGIVGKILIAEGTEGVKVNTAIAILLEEGEDASAMDAASAAPPEAAPAADAGGEASATAAAEAPAPAAPQTDTSPDWPEGTALKEQTVREALRDGMSEEMRRDDSVFLMGEEVAEYQGAYKISQGMLDEFGDKRVIDTPITEHGFAGIATGAAFGGLRPIVEFMTFNFAMQAMDQIINSAAKTLYMSGGQMGAPMVFRGPNGAAARVGAQHSQDYAAWFMQVPGLKVAMPYSASDYKGLMKTAIRDPNPVIFLENEILYGRTFDVPDLEDYTVPFGKARIWREGDDVTIVSFGIGMQYALAAADKLAEDGISAEVVDLRTLRPMDTGTIIKSVMKTNRCVTVEEGWPQGSVGNYISSVIMQEAFDYLDAPVINCTGKDVPMPYAANLEKLALVTTDEVIAAVKQVTYN from the coding sequence ATGGCTACTGAAATTCTCATGCCCGCCCTGAGCCCGACCATGGAAGAAGGCACACTTGCCAAATGGTTGGTCAAGGAAGGCGACACGGTCTCCTCCGGTGACATCATGGCGGAAATTGAAACCGACAAAGCAACGATGGAATTTGAAGCCGTGGACGAAGGCATCGTCGGCAAAATCCTCATCGCCGAGGGCACCGAGGGTGTGAAAGTGAATACCGCAATCGCGATCCTGCTCGAAGAAGGTGAAGATGCCTCAGCGATGGACGCTGCGTCTGCCGCACCGCCAGAGGCAGCGCCCGCTGCCGATGCAGGCGGCGAGGCGTCCGCGACAGCGGCCGCCGAGGCGCCTGCCCCTGCTGCGCCGCAGACTGACACGTCACCCGACTGGCCGGAAGGCACGGCACTCAAGGAACAGACGGTGCGTGAAGCGCTGCGAGACGGCATGTCCGAAGAGATGCGCCGTGATGACAGCGTCTTTCTCATGGGCGAAGAAGTTGCGGAATACCAGGGGGCTTATAAAATCTCGCAAGGCATGCTGGATGAATTTGGCGACAAACGCGTCATTGACACACCGATCACGGAACATGGGTTCGCCGGGATCGCCACAGGTGCTGCCTTTGGCGGTCTGAGACCAATAGTGGAGTTCATGACCTTCAATTTCGCCATGCAGGCGATGGACCAGATCATCAACTCTGCGGCCAAAACGCTTTATATGTCCGGCGGCCAAATGGGCGCACCTATGGTGTTCCGCGGTCCTAACGGTGCCGCTGCGCGCGTCGGCGCACAACACAGCCAGGATTATGCGGCTTGGTTCATGCAAGTACCCGGTCTCAAAGTTGCGATGCCCTATTCCGCGTCGGATTACAAAGGCTTGATGAAAACGGCCATTCGCGATCCGAACCCTGTGATTTTCCTGGAGAACGAAATCCTCTACGGACGTACCTTCGATGTGCCGGACCTTGAGGATTATACGGTACCGTTTGGCAAAGCCCGCATCTGGCGCGAAGGCGACGACGTCACAATCGTCAGCTTTGGAATCGGCATGCAATACGCGCTGGCCGCGGCGGACAAACTGGCAGAAGACGGCATTTCTGCAGAAGTTGTCGACTTGCGGACATTGCGTCCGATGGATACCGGAACCATCATTAAATCGGTCATGAAAACAAATCGTTGCGTGACCGTCGAAGAAGGCTGGCCGCAAGGATCCGTGGGGAATTACATCAGCTCAGTAATCATGCAGGAGGCATTCGACTATCTCGATGCGCCTGTGATCAACTGTACTGGCAAGGATGTTCCAATGCCCTATGCGGCCAATCTCGAAAAACTGGCGCTGGTGACCACGGATGAGGTCATCGCGGCGGTCAAACAAGTCACGTATAATTAA
- a CDS encoding pyruvate dehydrogenase complex dihydrolipoamide acetyltransferase, with amino-acid sequence MPTEILMPALSPTMEEGTLAKWHVKEGDTVSSGDIMAEIETDKATMEFEAVDEGTIGKILISEGSEGVKVNTAIAILLEDGESADDIGNTPAPAAPATPTESETVPQTASAPAAAAAPAPAAPQAADGTRIFASPLARRLAAEKGVDLKNLKGSGPHGRIVKADVEGLSAADAKPSSSAAPVAPAASQAKPAMATGPAADAVMAMYEGREFEEISLNGMRKTIAARLTEAKQSIPHFYLRRDIELDALLKFRGELNKQLESRGVKLSVNDFIIKASALALQAVPEANAVWAGDRILKLKPSDVAVAVAIDGGLFTPVLKDAEMKSLSALSAEMKDLAGRARDRKLAPHEYQGGSFAISNLGMFGIDNFDAVINPPHGAILAVGAGVKKPIVGKDGELSVATVMSVTLSVDHRVIDGALGAQLLQSIKENLENPMMMLA; translated from the coding sequence ATGCCTACAGAAATCCTCATGCCCGCCCTGAGCCCGACCATGGAAGAAGGCACTTTGGCCAAATGGCACGTCAAGGAAGGGGACACCGTGTCTTCTGGTGACATCATGGCCGAAATTGAAACCGACAAAGCAACGATGGAATTTGAAGCCGTAGACGAAGGGACCATCGGAAAGATCCTGATCTCTGAAGGCAGCGAAGGCGTGAAAGTGAACACCGCCATCGCGATCTTGTTGGAGGACGGTGAGAGCGCTGACGACATCGGCAACACGCCAGCTCCGGCGGCGCCCGCAACCCCGACAGAAAGTGAAACGGTTCCACAGACCGCTTCTGCACCTGCTGCCGCCGCAGCGCCTGCGCCCGCCGCACCACAGGCGGCTGATGGCACTCGCATTTTTGCTTCGCCTCTTGCACGCCGATTGGCAGCAGAAAAGGGCGTTGATCTGAAAAATCTCAAAGGTTCCGGCCCGCATGGGCGTATTGTTAAGGCGGATGTCGAGGGATTGAGCGCTGCGGACGCAAAACCGTCGTCCTCTGCCGCACCTGTGGCCCCTGCCGCCTCACAGGCCAAACCTGCCATGGCGACTGGCCCGGCTGCTGACGCAGTAATGGCGATGTATGAGGGGCGCGAATTTGAGGAAATCAGCCTCAATGGTATGCGTAAAACCATTGCAGCCCGCCTGACCGAGGCCAAGCAATCCATTCCCCATTTCTATTTACGTCGCGATATAGAGCTGGATGCACTGCTTAAATTCAGAGGTGAGTTGAACAAACAGTTGGAAAGCCGGGGTGTAAAACTGTCAGTCAACGATTTCATCATCAAGGCAAGTGCACTTGCGCTGCAGGCAGTCCCCGAAGCGAATGCCGTTTGGGCGGGGGATCGTATCCTGAAGCTGAAACCATCAGATGTTGCTGTGGCGGTTGCAATAGACGGTGGATTGTTCACGCCCGTTCTGAAAGATGCAGAGATGAAATCGCTCTCCGCGCTGTCCGCCGAAATGAAAGACCTTGCAGGTCGTGCACGCGACCGAAAACTTGCTCCCCATGAATATCAAGGCGGTAGCTTTGCAATATCAAATCTGGGCATGTTTGGTATCGATAACTTCGATGCAGTCATAAACCCGCCACATGGCGCGATTCTTGCCGTTGGTGCAGGTGTCAAAAAGCCTATCGTCGGCAAAGACGGCGAATTGAGCGTTGCAACGGTCATGTCGGTGACTTTATCGGTTGATCACCGCGTGATCGATGGGGCGCTCGGCGCGCAACTGTTGCAATCCATCAAGGAAAACCTCGAGAATCCTATGATGATGCTGGCCTGA
- the cysE gene encoding serine O-acetyltransferase, producing MAKPKHNISAVDPAWDQICSEARQATKDEPLMGGFLHACILHHKSIEKALSYRIAAKLASNEMSMVVVREMVEEAYAEAPDLVQAARADLVAIYERDPACHRLLQPILYFKGYQAMQAYRVGHHLWTKGHRDLAYFVQMRVSEIFGVDIHPAARIGKGIMIDHAHSIVIGETAVVGDNVSMLHSVTLGGTGKEEEDRHPKIEDGVLIGAGAKVLGNIRVGQCSRIAAGSVVLEEVPACKTVAGIPARIVGEAGCDQPAISMNHMLGPRN from the coding sequence ATGGCAAAGCCCAAACATAATATTTCCGCTGTTGACCCGGCTTGGGACCAGATCTGCAGCGAGGCACGTCAAGCCACAAAGGATGAGCCTCTTATGGGCGGCTTCCTGCATGCTTGCATTTTGCACCATAAGAGTATCGAGAAAGCATTGTCGTACCGGATCGCCGCCAAGCTTGCCTCAAATGAGATGTCGATGGTGGTCGTTCGTGAGATGGTTGAGGAAGCATATGCCGAGGCACCCGATCTTGTTCAGGCGGCCCGCGCAGACCTTGTGGCGATTTACGAGCGTGATCCAGCTTGCCACCGACTGCTTCAGCCGATCCTCTATTTCAAAGGCTACCAGGCGATGCAGGCTTACCGCGTCGGGCATCATTTATGGACAAAAGGTCATCGTGATCTGGCATACTTTGTTCAAATGCGCGTGTCTGAGATATTTGGTGTGGACATCCACCCCGCCGCGCGCATCGGAAAAGGCATCATGATTGACCATGCCCATTCGATCGTAATTGGCGAAACTGCTGTGGTTGGTGACAATGTCTCCATGCTACATTCTGTGACTTTGGGAGGCACAGGCAAGGAAGAAGAAGATCGCCATCCAAAAATTGAGGATGGAGTTTTGATCGGCGCGGGCGCCAAAGTTCTGGGAAATATCCGTGTCGGGCAATGCAGCCGTATTGCCGCTGGATCTGTTGTTTTAGAAGAAGTGCCGGCGTGCAAGACAGTAGCCGGAATTCCGGCGCGCATCGTCGGAGAGGCGGGATGCGACCAACCTGCTATTTCGATGAACCATATGCTTGGTCCTCGAAATTAA